The proteins below come from a single Oncorhynchus keta strain PuntledgeMale-10-30-2019 chromosome 1, Oket_V2, whole genome shotgun sequence genomic window:
- the mpnd gene encoding MPN domain-containing protein isoform X3 produces the protein MGSEPPLSPQVVEEGGEEEEEELSGGEESDLRTPSGRGSLLTRRGITLRVLLKDGLVEPGDGVLSIHYLGKKFVGDLLNDGKIRWVETGQIFNSPSAWATHCKRLVNPAKKSGCGWASVRYRGQKLVQYKTSWLHKYQPSADMSLVSEGEDDEMGDEEEEEGKTALPTDDKNRKNKPELHDISLVPRRGDRERIPVRYCTLGTRDAARDPHTLVELSAFSAINRFQPFNVAVSSNVLLLMDFHCHLTTSEVVGYLGGRWDTNTQLLTVLRAFPCRTRLADRDSASAVEEEICQNLFMRGLSLVGWYHSHPRGPALPSLQDIDSQMDHQLRLQGSSNGFQPCLGIICGPYYHGNQGVASTITPFWVVPPPEQRPNDYGIPVAVEVTYVQDNFLTSDVLNEMMLLVDFYRAAPDLVQFHQFWCPDTTMMDKIKGSLSGHAPKDQAYSQILEHVYNQLINTH, from the exons ATGG gcTCTGAGCCACCCTTGTCTCCAcaggtggtggaggagggaggagaggaagaggaggaggagctgagtggaggagaggagtctgaTCTAAGGACCCCTTCAGGGCGTGGCTCCCTGCTGACTAGGCGAGGCATCACCTTGAGAGTGCTGCTGAAGGACGGCCTGGTTGAGCCTGGGGACGGAGTGCTGTCCATACACTACCTG GGTAAGAAGTTTGTAGGCGACCTGTTGAATGATGGGAAGATCCGCTGGGTGGAGACGGGGCAGATCTTCAATTCTCCCAGTGCCTGGGCCACACACTGCAAGCGCCTGGTCAACCCTGCCAAGAAGTCAGGCTGTGGATGGGCCTCGGTGCGCTACCGGGGCCAGAAACTAGTGCAGTACAAGACCAGCTGGCTGCACAAGTACCAGCCCAGTGCAGACATg AGCCTGGTGAGCGAGGGAGAAGATGAcgagatgggagatgaggaggaggaagaggggaagacggCATTGCCGACAGATGACAAGAACAGGAAGAACAAACCTGAGCTGCATG ATATCAGCCTTGTgcccaggagaggagacagagagcgaatCCCAGTCAGATACTGCACTCTGGGTACCAGGGATGCTGCAAG GGATCCACACACGTTGGTGGAGTTATCAGCTTTCTCAGCCATTAACAGGTTCCAGCCTTTCAATGTTGCTGTATCCAGCAATGTGCTGCTTCTCATG GATTTCCACTGTCACCTGACCACCAGTGAGGTGGTGGGCTACCTCGGAGGACGATGGGACACTAACACACAAC TTCTGACAGTTTTAAGAGCGTTTCCCTGTCGTACACGATTGGCAGACAGAGATTCGGCCTCTGCTGTTGAAGAAGAG ATCTGCCAGAATCTGTTCATGCGAGGGCTGTCATTGGTGGGCTGGTACCACAGTCACCCTCGGGGCCCCGCCCTGCCATCCCTGCAGGACATCGACTCCCAGATGGACCACCAGCTGAGGCTCCAGGGGAGCAGCAATGGCTTCCAGCCCTGCCTGGGCATTATCTGTG GCCCCTATTACCATGGGAACCAGGGTGTGGCGTCCACTATAACACCGTTCTGGGTAGTGCCACCCCCGGAG CAAAGGCCCAATGACTATGGCATTCCAGTGGCTGTGGAGGTGACCTATGTACAAGATAACTTCctaactagtgatgtcctgaatGAGATG ATGCTGCTGGTGGACTTCTACAGGGCAGCCCCTGACCTGGTGCAGTTCCATCAGTTCTGGTGTCCTGATACCACCATGATGGACAAAATCAAG gGCTCTCTGAGCGGCCATGCACCCAAAGACCAGGCCTATTCTCAGATCCTGGAGCATGTCTACAACCAACTCATCAACACACACTAA
- the mpnd gene encoding MPN domain-containing protein isoform X2, with the protein MMRFGQGSEPPLSPQVVEEGGEEEEEELSGGEESDLRTPSGRGSLLTRRGITLRVLLKDGLVEPGDGVLSIHYLGKKFVGDLLNDGKIRWVETGQIFNSPSAWATHCKRLVNPAKKSGCGWASVRYRGQKLVQYKTSWLHKYQPSADMSLVSEGEDDEMGDEEEEEGKTALPTDDKNRKNKPELHDISLVPRRGDRERIPVRYCTLGTRDAARDPHTLVELSAFSAINRFQPFNVAVSSNVLLLMDFHCHLTTSEVVGYLGGRWDTNTQLLTVLRAFPCRTRLADRDSASAVEEEICQNLFMRGLSLVGWYHSHPRGPALPSLQDIDSQMDHQLRLQGSSNGFQPCLGIICGPYYHGNQGVASTITPFWVVPPPEQRPNDYGIPVAVEVTYVQDNFLTSDVLNEMMLLVDFYRAAPDLVQFHQFWCPDTTMMDKIKGSLSGHAPKDQAYSQILEHVYNQLINTH; encoded by the exons ATGATGCGGTTTGGACAAG gcTCTGAGCCACCCTTGTCTCCAcaggtggtggaggagggaggagaggaagaggaggaggagctgagtggaggagaggagtctgaTCTAAGGACCCCTTCAGGGCGTGGCTCCCTGCTGACTAGGCGAGGCATCACCTTGAGAGTGCTGCTGAAGGACGGCCTGGTTGAGCCTGGGGACGGAGTGCTGTCCATACACTACCTG GGTAAGAAGTTTGTAGGCGACCTGTTGAATGATGGGAAGATCCGCTGGGTGGAGACGGGGCAGATCTTCAATTCTCCCAGTGCCTGGGCCACACACTGCAAGCGCCTGGTCAACCCTGCCAAGAAGTCAGGCTGTGGATGGGCCTCGGTGCGCTACCGGGGCCAGAAACTAGTGCAGTACAAGACCAGCTGGCTGCACAAGTACCAGCCCAGTGCAGACATg AGCCTGGTGAGCGAGGGAGAAGATGAcgagatgggagatgaggaggaggaagaggggaagacggCATTGCCGACAGATGACAAGAACAGGAAGAACAAACCTGAGCTGCATG ATATCAGCCTTGTgcccaggagaggagacagagagcgaatCCCAGTCAGATACTGCACTCTGGGTACCAGGGATGCTGCAAG GGATCCACACACGTTGGTGGAGTTATCAGCTTTCTCAGCCATTAACAGGTTCCAGCCTTTCAATGTTGCTGTATCCAGCAATGTGCTGCTTCTCATG GATTTCCACTGTCACCTGACCACCAGTGAGGTGGTGGGCTACCTCGGAGGACGATGGGACACTAACACACAAC TTCTGACAGTTTTAAGAGCGTTTCCCTGTCGTACACGATTGGCAGACAGAGATTCGGCCTCTGCTGTTGAAGAAGAG ATCTGCCAGAATCTGTTCATGCGAGGGCTGTCATTGGTGGGCTGGTACCACAGTCACCCTCGGGGCCCCGCCCTGCCATCCCTGCAGGACATCGACTCCCAGATGGACCACCAGCTGAGGCTCCAGGGGAGCAGCAATGGCTTCCAGCCCTGCCTGGGCATTATCTGTG GCCCCTATTACCATGGGAACCAGGGTGTGGCGTCCACTATAACACCGTTCTGGGTAGTGCCACCCCCGGAG CAAAGGCCCAATGACTATGGCATTCCAGTGGCTGTGGAGGTGACCTATGTACAAGATAACTTCctaactagtgatgtcctgaatGAGATG ATGCTGCTGGTGGACTTCTACAGGGCAGCCCCTGACCTGGTGCAGTTCCATCAGTTCTGGTGTCCTGATACCACCATGATGGACAAAATCAAG gGCTCTCTGAGCGGCCATGCACCCAAAGACCAGGCCTATTCTCAGATCCTGGAGCATGTCTACAACCAACTCATCAACACACACTAA
- the LOC118390165 gene encoding endophilin-A2-like isoform X1: protein MSVAGFKKQFYKASQMVSEKVGGAEGTKLDEDFKDLERKVDVTSKAVVEVISKTSEYLQPNPASRAKLSMLNTVSKIRGQVKNPGYPQAEGLLGECMVKYGRDLGEETNFGGALVDAGETMKRLAEVKDSLDIDVKQNFIDPLQNLSDKDLREIQHHLKKLEGRRLDYDYKKKRQGKIPDEELRQALEKFHESKEVAEISMYNILETDIEQVSQLSSLVESQLQYHRQATQILDELSDKLRDRMNEAQNRPRREYTPKPKPIFDFGECDNQSTNGGYTTSVATPSSRNSELHFLHARLSFQKTRFSEQPSCKALFDFDPENEGELGFKEGDIITLTNQIDENWYEGMLHGQSGFFPLNYVEIVVPLPH, encoded by the exons ATGTCAGTAGCGGGCTTCAAGAAGCAGTTTTATAAAGCCAGCCAG ATGGTCAGTGAGAAGGTTGGCGGTGCAGAGGGAACGAAACTGGATGAAGACTTCAAAGATTTGGAAAGG AAAGTAGATGTGACCAGCAAGGCTGTGGTGGAAGTCATATCTAAAACCTCAGAGTACCTGCAGCCTAACCCAG cGTCGCGGGCGAAGCTGTCTATGTTGAACACTGTGTCTAAGATCAGAGGCCAGGTGAAGAACCCGGGCTATCCCCAAGCTGAGGGCCTGCTGGGAGAGTGTATGGTCAAGTACGGCCGGGACCTAGGGGAGGAAACCAACTTTG GTGGGGCTCTAGTAGATGCGGGGGAGACCATGAAGAGGCTGGCGGAGGTGAAGGACTCTTTAGACATCGACGTCAAACAGAACTTCATTGATCCATTACAAAACCTGTCTGACAAGGACCTCCGAGAGATACAG CACCATCTGAAGAAGCTGGAGGGAAGGCGTCTGGACTACGACTATAAGAAGAAGCGCCAAGGGAAAATACCAGATGAGGAACTGAGACAGGCCCTGGAGAAGTTCCACGAGTCTAAAGAGGTGGCCGAGATCAGCATGTACAACATACTGGAGACTGAC ATAGAGCAGGTGAGCCAGCTGTCGTCTCTGGTGGAGTCCCAGCTGCAGTACCACAGACAGGCCACACAGATCCTGGACGAGCTCTCGGACAAACTGAGGGACAG GATGAACGAGGCCCAGAACCGACCACGCCGCGAGTATACGCCCAAGCCCAAACCCATCTTTGACTTTGGAGAATGTGACAACCAATCAACCAATGGTGGCTACACGACCTCCGTTGCCACACCATCCTCCCGCAACTCAG AGTTACACTTCCTCCACGCCAGATTGTCATTTCAGAAAACCAGAT TCTCAGAACAGCCGTCCTGTAAGGCCCTGTTTGACTTTGACCcagagaacgagggagagctgGGCTTCAAGGAGGGCGACATCATCACCCTGACCAATCAGATCGACGAGAACTGGTATGAGGGCATGCTGCATGGTCAATCAGGATTCTTCCCTCTGAACTACGTTGAAATCGTCGTCCCCCTGCCACATTAA
- the LOC118390177 gene encoding nuclear receptor ROR-beta-like, translating into MRAQIEVIPCKICGDKSSGIHYGVITCEGCKGFFRRSQQNNAMYSCSRQRNCLIDRTNRNRCQHCRLQKCLALGMSRDAVKFGRMSKKQRDSLYAEVQKHQASQELAAAREVGAEVEGHGRAYSRGSSAALSDLDDIATLPDGLLFDLPLTPEGAEREYCNLEMIGGSSSSSQSSPEQNGLDFRDGNHHIKHEYQLLHESSLFTHTLLNTLPEGFSILEIERITASVVKSHMETSQHGSEELKRLVWSLYTPEETRSFQSKSAEVMWQHCAIHLTNAIQYVVEFAKRITGFLDLCQNDQIILLKAGCLDVLLIRMCRAYNPINNTILFDGKFASAQTFKALGCDDLVGAVFDLAKSLSRIQLSEEEMALFSAAVLLSPDRPWLKDTQQVQKLQEKVYLSLQHCLHRCGSSEEKLAKMVSKLPMMKSICNLHIDKLKFFRLLHPETAYNFPPLYREVFSSEITFPDSTMG; encoded by the exons CACAAATTGAAGTAATACCCTGCAAGATCTGTGGGGACAAGTCATCAGGGATCCACTATGGCGTAATCACCTGTGAAGGCTGCAAG ggtTTCTTCAGACGCAGCCAGCAGAACAATGCTATGTACTCCTGCTCCCGGCAGAGGAACTGTCTGATTGACCGCACCAATCGGAATCGCTGCCAACATTGCCGGCTGCAGAAGTGCCTGGCCCTGGGCATGAGCCGTGATG CTGTGAAGTTTGGCCGCATGTCCAAAaagcagagagacagcctatACGCTGAGGTCCAGAAGCACCAGGCATCCCAGGAGTTAGCTGCCGCCCGTGAGGTGGGAGCCGAGGTCGAAGGTCATGGCCGGGCATACAGCAGAGGCTCCAGTGCTGCCCTCAGCGACCTTGACGACATCGCCACTCTGCCGGATGGCCTGCTGTTCGACCTACCCCTGACACCAGAGGGCGCCGAAAGAGAGTACTGCAATCTGGAGATGATAGGGGGCAGCAGCTCCTCCTCTCAGAGTTCGCCCGAACAGAACGGACTGGACTTCAGAGATGGCAACCACCACATCAAGCACGAGTACCAGCTGCTGCATGAGTCCAGCCTGTTCACACACACGCTGCTCAACACTCTACCCGAGGGGTTCTCAATACTTGAGATCG AGCGTATTACTGCTAGTGTGGTAAAGTCTCACATGGAGACCAGTCAGCACGGCAGTGAGGAGCTGAAGAGACTTGTCTGGTCCCTGTACACCCCTGAGGAGACACGCAGCTTCCAGAGCAAG TCTGCGGAAGTCATGTGGCAGCATTGTGCCATCCACCTCACCAATGCCATCCAGTACGTGGTGGAGTTTGCTAAGCGCATCACTGGATTCCTGGATCTTTGTCAGAATGACCAGATCATTCTTCTCAAAGCAG GATGTCTGGATGTGCTTCTGATTCGCATGTGTCGTGCCTACAACCCCATCAACAACACTATTCTGTTTGATGGCAAGTTTGCCAGTGCACAGACATTCAAAGCTCTTG GTTGTGATGACCTTGTGGGTGCCGTGTTTGACCTGGCCAAGAGCCTTAGCCGTATACAGCTCTCTGAAGAGGAAATGGCTCTGTTCAGTGCTGCTGTTCTCCTGTCACCAG ACCGACCATGGTTGAAAGACACCCAACAGGTGCAGAAGCTTCAAGAGAAAGTATATCTCTCTCTGCAGCATTGTCTACATAGATGTGGCTCATCGGAGGAGAAACTGGCAAAG ATGGTGTCCAAGCTTCCCATGATGAAGTCCATCTGCAATCTCCACATTGACAAGCTCAAGTTTTTCCGTCTCCTCCACCCAGAGACGGCATACAATTTCCCCCCTCTGTACCGCGAGGTGTTCAGCAGTGAAATCACCTTCCCAGACTCCACAATGGGCTAA
- the LOC118390165 gene encoding endophilin-A2-like isoform X2, with protein sequence MSVAGFKKQFYKASQMVSEKVGGAEGTKLDEDFKDLERKVDVTSKAVVEVISKTSEYLQPNPASRAKLSMLNTVSKIRGQVKNPGYPQAEGLLGECMVKYGRDLGEETNFGGALVDAGETMKRLAEVKDSLDIDVKQNFIDPLQNLSDKDLREIQHHLKKLEGRRLDYDYKKKRQGKIPDEELRQALEKFHESKEVAEISMYNILETDIEQVSQLSSLVESQLQYHRQATQILDELSDKLRDRMNEAQNRPRREYTPKPKPIFDFGECDNQSTNGGYTTSVATPSSRNSVSEQPSCKALFDFDPENEGELGFKEGDIITLTNQIDENWYEGMLHGQSGFFPLNYVEIVVPLPH encoded by the exons ATGTCAGTAGCGGGCTTCAAGAAGCAGTTTTATAAAGCCAGCCAG ATGGTCAGTGAGAAGGTTGGCGGTGCAGAGGGAACGAAACTGGATGAAGACTTCAAAGATTTGGAAAGG AAAGTAGATGTGACCAGCAAGGCTGTGGTGGAAGTCATATCTAAAACCTCAGAGTACCTGCAGCCTAACCCAG cGTCGCGGGCGAAGCTGTCTATGTTGAACACTGTGTCTAAGATCAGAGGCCAGGTGAAGAACCCGGGCTATCCCCAAGCTGAGGGCCTGCTGGGAGAGTGTATGGTCAAGTACGGCCGGGACCTAGGGGAGGAAACCAACTTTG GTGGGGCTCTAGTAGATGCGGGGGAGACCATGAAGAGGCTGGCGGAGGTGAAGGACTCTTTAGACATCGACGTCAAACAGAACTTCATTGATCCATTACAAAACCTGTCTGACAAGGACCTCCGAGAGATACAG CACCATCTGAAGAAGCTGGAGGGAAGGCGTCTGGACTACGACTATAAGAAGAAGCGCCAAGGGAAAATACCAGATGAGGAACTGAGACAGGCCCTGGAGAAGTTCCACGAGTCTAAAGAGGTGGCCGAGATCAGCATGTACAACATACTGGAGACTGAC ATAGAGCAGGTGAGCCAGCTGTCGTCTCTGGTGGAGTCCCAGCTGCAGTACCACAGACAGGCCACACAGATCCTGGACGAGCTCTCGGACAAACTGAGGGACAG GATGAACGAGGCCCAGAACCGACCACGCCGCGAGTATACGCCCAAGCCCAAACCCATCTTTGACTTTGGAGAATGTGACAACCAATCAACCAATGGTGGCTACACGACCTCCGTTGCCACACCATCCTCCCGCAACTCAG TCTCAGAACAGCCGTCCTGTAAGGCCCTGTTTGACTTTGACCcagagaacgagggagagctgGGCTTCAAGGAGGGCGACATCATCACCCTGACCAATCAGATCGACGAGAACTGGTATGAGGGCATGCTGCATGGTCAATCAGGATTCTTCCCTCTGAACTACGTTGAAATCGTCGTCCCCCTGCCACATTAA
- the mpnd gene encoding MPN domain-containing protein isoform X1 gives MAERTRGSEPPLSPQVVEEGGEEEEEELSGGEESDLRTPSGRGSLLTRRGITLRVLLKDGLVEPGDGVLSIHYLGKKFVGDLLNDGKIRWVETGQIFNSPSAWATHCKRLVNPAKKSGCGWASVRYRGQKLVQYKTSWLHKYQPSADMSLVSEGEDDEMGDEEEEEGKTALPTDDKNRKNKPELHDISLVPRRGDRERIPVRYCTLGTRDAARDPHTLVELSAFSAINRFQPFNVAVSSNVLLLMDFHCHLTTSEVVGYLGGRWDTNTQLLTVLRAFPCRTRLADRDSASAVEEEICQNLFMRGLSLVGWYHSHPRGPALPSLQDIDSQMDHQLRLQGSSNGFQPCLGIICGPYYHGNQGVASTITPFWVVPPPEQRPNDYGIPVAVEVTYVQDNFLTSDVLNEMMLLVDFYRAAPDLVQFHQFWCPDTTMMDKIKGSLSGHAPKDQAYSQILEHVYNQLINTH, from the exons atggctgaacgaaccagag gcTCTGAGCCACCCTTGTCTCCAcaggtggtggaggagggaggagaggaagaggaggaggagctgagtggaggagaggagtctgaTCTAAGGACCCCTTCAGGGCGTGGCTCCCTGCTGACTAGGCGAGGCATCACCTTGAGAGTGCTGCTGAAGGACGGCCTGGTTGAGCCTGGGGACGGAGTGCTGTCCATACACTACCTG GGTAAGAAGTTTGTAGGCGACCTGTTGAATGATGGGAAGATCCGCTGGGTGGAGACGGGGCAGATCTTCAATTCTCCCAGTGCCTGGGCCACACACTGCAAGCGCCTGGTCAACCCTGCCAAGAAGTCAGGCTGTGGATGGGCCTCGGTGCGCTACCGGGGCCAGAAACTAGTGCAGTACAAGACCAGCTGGCTGCACAAGTACCAGCCCAGTGCAGACATg AGCCTGGTGAGCGAGGGAGAAGATGAcgagatgggagatgaggaggaggaagaggggaagacggCATTGCCGACAGATGACAAGAACAGGAAGAACAAACCTGAGCTGCATG ATATCAGCCTTGTgcccaggagaggagacagagagcgaatCCCAGTCAGATACTGCACTCTGGGTACCAGGGATGCTGCAAG GGATCCACACACGTTGGTGGAGTTATCAGCTTTCTCAGCCATTAACAGGTTCCAGCCTTTCAATGTTGCTGTATCCAGCAATGTGCTGCTTCTCATG GATTTCCACTGTCACCTGACCACCAGTGAGGTGGTGGGCTACCTCGGAGGACGATGGGACACTAACACACAAC TTCTGACAGTTTTAAGAGCGTTTCCCTGTCGTACACGATTGGCAGACAGAGATTCGGCCTCTGCTGTTGAAGAAGAG ATCTGCCAGAATCTGTTCATGCGAGGGCTGTCATTGGTGGGCTGGTACCACAGTCACCCTCGGGGCCCCGCCCTGCCATCCCTGCAGGACATCGACTCCCAGATGGACCACCAGCTGAGGCTCCAGGGGAGCAGCAATGGCTTCCAGCCCTGCCTGGGCATTATCTGTG GCCCCTATTACCATGGGAACCAGGGTGTGGCGTCCACTATAACACCGTTCTGGGTAGTGCCACCCCCGGAG CAAAGGCCCAATGACTATGGCATTCCAGTGGCTGTGGAGGTGACCTATGTACAAGATAACTTCctaactagtgatgtcctgaatGAGATG ATGCTGCTGGTGGACTTCTACAGGGCAGCCCCTGACCTGGTGCAGTTCCATCAGTTCTGGTGTCCTGATACCACCATGATGGACAAAATCAAG gGCTCTCTGAGCGGCCATGCACCCAAAGACCAGGCCTATTCTCAGATCCTGGAGCATGTCTACAACCAACTCATCAACACACACTAA